The window TGACTCTGCGGTTGCAAAGTAATCGCGGGAGGTTTGTTGGAATCCTCTTGGGTCGTGAAAGTTGTGGGAACTGAAAAATCGCTCCAAGCATCGTGATTGTCCTTGTAACGAACTTGCCAGGCGAATCGGGTTGCAAAAGCCAGGTCGGGAACCAAAGACGGGAAGACCGTCAGACCCGTTAATCGCGCCTTGTCCTCACCACTGTCAAAGACCACTTTCCCATCGCTGCTTCGACGAATCAGCCACTGGCTTGCGGTATGAACATCCCCGACGTCCGGATCGCTGAAGGGGCCGCCGGTTAACGTCAGGATCAACGGGATATTGGACGCCCCATTCGCTGGCGATGCGTTGGTCGGCTGATTGGGCGGACGGTTCGGAGTCGTCGTGCTCGCTTTGAGTACGATTTGCGGTGGCGTGAGCTCCTTGCGTTGGCCGGCTTCGCGATAGATCGCTTTTGCTGTTATTGTCTTTTCGCCGGTTTCTCCAGTCGGTACGCGGACCGTGTAGGTGAACGACACGGGACTGGCGGGAACGGTTGACCATGCCCATTCCAAGGAACCCGACTGGCCGGTGTCGGGCTTGATCGGTGGTTCGTTCTGACCAGAAACATAAGTCCACATCTGAGGAAGCTGGACCTCCCAGCCGAGCGCAGACGGTTGGCCTGAATATTCAATCGTGCAGTCAATGATGATATCGCCGCCGCTTTGGGAATAAGACTGGAAATTGGGACTTTGGGCCGCCTTTGGTTCCGATGAAAGCGCGAGCAGGGAAATGGATCGGGGTGGAGTTGTGTTGGCCTTGCTCGGTCCCTGTCCCAACCCATATCCATCTTCAGTTCCACTCTCGGCATGATACTCTCCTGTGCGAGCCGTTCCCGATCGGAAATTATACAGTTCAATAACTCGGGTGAGCTCCGACAAACCAATTCGCCAATCCCGGCTCGAATTTCTCCCTGAAACGCTGTTTCCCAAAGCTTGTTGCCACTGCTGTCGATCCGGCAGAATCCAAGGTTTCGGCCGCCAACGACGAAACCTCCGTCGCCTGCCTGAGCAAGCGCGTAAACAACATTCTCGCCCGAGTCTCCGTAGTTTCTATCCCAAGCCTTGTTGCCATTGGCGTCCAATCGCACAATCCAAGCATCGTAGGAACCATTGTTCCCACTGGACTTGTTTCCACCGGCTCCGGATTTTGAACTCCCGGCAAGGATGTAGCCGCCGTCTGACGTCTGTTCAATTACCGCCAACTCATCGCTGTCCGTACCGCCGAACGACTTATCCCATTCCTGAACGACCGACTGCGTCCCTGTGCTGGTGAAGTTGGCTGTGACGGTCTTGTTGCGATCCATCGTCACGCTTAGCGGGTTCGCGCTGCCGTTGGCGTCGCCACTCCAACCGCTGAACTGGTAACCGCTCGCCGCTGTGGCGGTGAGCGTCACTTGGCTGCCTGAGGAGAAGCTGGTCTGATTGGGATTTTTGCTGACAGTTCCGTTACTCGCAGAGACGTTTAGTGTGTAAAATACCGGTTGTTGAACATACGCATCGCTGAGGAACAATGCTCACGCGAATCGAGCCAAGCTGATTGTTCCGCTATTTCGCCACGTGGTCTCGCCAACCACCCGCCACTGGGCACCCGCGTCTGCCGCAGCCTGAGGAACAATGCTCACGCGAATCGAGCCAAGCTGCTGCACCTGGGAATACGCATCGCTGTTGATCCAGATTTCCCGATTGGCTGCCGTTAATGTCACGACCTTGTTCGGCGGTACAGGGCCCCATCCGGCAATAGTTTTAAACTCGACCTGATATTCGCCCAAAGCGACGTCTGCTTTGATTGTTCCGCTATTTCGCCACGCGGTTTCCCCAACCACGCGCCATTGGGCGCCTGCCTCAGCGGCAGCCTGAGGAACTATGCTTACACGAATCGATCCGGTTTGAGGTGTTGTGGACAGGCTTCTACGCGCGTCGATGAAATCGGATGGATCGGTCCATCCGGTCGGCTTCGGAGCCGCTGAATAACCAGGCCCAGGGCTTCCCCAATTCGGGCAATTCGAAAACCGCACTTCGAAATGAAGGTGGCATGAACTGACTGCTCCATCTCCGTTTCCAATGGTACCAATCTGTACGCTCCGTGAGACCGATCCGCTCGTCTTGAGCTGATTCTGCAAATGGCCGTAAAGAGTCTCAACCTGGGTGCCGTCTGGAAGATCGTGTCGAACGATGATAACCTTTCCCCAGCCAGTCCCGGTTCCTGCGAAAACGATCGTGCCACTTGAGGCAGCGTAGACGGGCAGTCCACAGTCTGTGTTGCCGCCAGTCTCGGCGTTCCAGTCTTCACCCAGATGGTATTTGCCGTTAACGGAGTAGAAATCACCGAACTCTTGAGCGCTGTACCATCCGTCTCCGTCAGCAGCTTCCGTGTACCTTCGGTTGCGGTCGGAGCCAATCGGATAGTCGAAGCCGTCTGAGACGGCTCCGACGGCGTGCAAAGTTACCAAGAGGCAGGCAAGGATTGGATATGGAAGGGTCGTATTCATGGCTTTTCCTCATTGTGCGGCCTCCTTCCCGTCCAAGAACAAGAAGGGGCGCGACCTACTCGCGCCCCAACACGGGCACTGGCATGCCTTCCGAGGAACGCTTTCGGGCACGCCCACGTGCGGGCGTGCCTCGAACAGTTGTCCTCGGATCGAAAATGCCAGTTTCGTGTTGGACAGCGGCCGAAGCTCGCAGATTGTTTGTTGTTACTTGGTTTACTTCATTCGTTGTTATTTCGTCCGACCCAGCCACAAATTCTTCGCGGCAGGGAAATCCTTTCGCTGGCCGCGTTCACTTCACGGTGAACACCCTCGGTTTGAAACTACCAGGTGGTTTGACGAGCTTGAAGTTCTCATCGCTGGCCGTCGCGAGGTAGATCCCCTCGTGCATCACCCGGTCCGCCAGCGCCCCGCGCACGTCCACCGCCGAGATGATGCCGTAAAGCTTCATGCCGCGGTACTGGGGAAAGCAATCGAAGAACTCCTGAAACTTCTTCAGGGATTTCTTTAATCCGTCTGCGTTCAACTCGCTCTTGATCTCAACGCAGAAGACTTCGCCGTGACGGCCATTGCGGACGCCGATCAGGTCGTACTCCTGGGCGAAGCCGCCTTTGGCGGGCTTGGCCCGCCGGGCGAAGTTGTCCGCGCGAAATCGGGTGCGGAGTATCTTCTCCATCGACTCGAAAGCCAAACCTTCGGTGAACGATCCGAACTTGTTGCCCAACCCGCCGAGTTGCTTGGTGACTTGGCGAAGGGTTTCCTCCGTCCTTTCCTGGGCGGCTTCGGTTTGCTTCGCCAAAGTGGCGATCAGGCTTTTTAGCTCCTCGTCCGTCATGGTGACAGACTATTTTGCGCAACTCTTCCCGTCAAGTGACACATAACTTTGCTTCGGAACCGTTCAGCAAAATGGCGATCGCACGCGCCTTCACGTGCTGTGGTCGGTGCCCTTGCCGACCACATGGTACGCTCGCAAAATTCGTCGTTCGGTAGCTGGACAGTGCCCCGATCCGACCGGCGAGGCGCGTGTGCTCCCCATGACACCGTCGCGACACGTGGGACTCTCAATTCCATCCCGTGCGCCGCGCGTTAACTTCCCACCCACGCCGTGGCTCGCTCAATTCAAGCTCGATACCAGGCTGGGCCATTTGCATTTTCAGGGCCAACCCGTAGGCTTACCGGCGGCATGGACAAACCATCGTCGGACATCGAACTGAAGCGCCGCATCCAGGACTTGATCGCGTTCAAGGGTGGCGGGCACAACGCGGACCTGGTCGAGGATATCATCGAGACGACGCTGAAGCTGTTGCAGGATGTCGAAGATCGCGGTGACGTTCGCGTCATGCAAACCGCGATGCGGGAATTGCGCTACGCGTTCCGCCTGTTCGCCCAGTATTCCGGCACAAGGAAGGTGACCATCTTCGGCTCAGCGCGCACCTCGGCGGATCAGACGGAATATAAGCAGGCGGTGGAATTCGCGCGGAAGATGGCGGCGACTGGATTCATGGTGATTACGGGCGCCGGTCCGGGGATTATGCAAGCGGGACACGAAGGAGCGGGACCCGAGAAAAGCTTCGGGGTGAACATTCGCTTGCCCTGGGAGCAAACGCCTAACCCGGTGATGGTCCACGACAAGAAGCTGATCACGTTCAAATACTTCTTCACCCGGAAACTCATTTTCATCCGGCACTCCGACGCCATTGCGCTGTTTCCCGGCGGGTTTGGAACTCTCGACGAAGGGTATGAAGCGTTGACGCTGATGCAAACCGGCAAAAGCCAGATCATGCCGCTGGTCTTGATCGACCGGCCCGGGGGCACGTACTGGAAGACCTGGGACAAAAACATCCGCGAACATTTGCTGCGGAATGAGCTGATCGCGCCGGAGGACCTTTTCCTGTATCAAATCACCGACGACGCGGACGAAGCGGTCAAATGCATCACGCGGTTCTATCGCAACTTCCACTCCACCCGATTTGTCAGAGAATTGCTGGTCATCCGCTTGAAACACGTGCCTTCGCCCACCGCCATCGAGGCTTTGAACGAAGACTTTGCGGACATCGTCACGGGCGAGAAATTCCGTCTGATTAGCGCCACGCCTGAAGAAATTGAGGACGGCGACGTCGTGGAACTGCCGAGGATTTCGTTTGGATTCGACCGCCGCAGCTATGGCCGGCTCCGAAAGCTCATCGATCTTTTGAACAGCTTTTGAGGCAAGTTCTCAAAACCAGATTCCTTCACGTGCGAGCAGCAGGCGCTTCAAGTCAAGGCCGCAGGAGAATCCTCCAATCGCGCCATGCGCCGCCACGACGCGGTGACACGGGATGAGCACTGGAATCGGATTGGCGCCGCACGCCTGGCCAACCGCGCGCACCGCTTTGGGACGCCCGATCGCCTGGGCGACCTGGCCGTAACTCATCGTTTGGCCCGGCGGAATCCGCAACAAAGCCTGCCAGACCGACTGCTGGAAATCCGTGCCGGCCTCCAGGTCGAGCGGAGGCAAGCGCCCCGGAACCCTGGCCTGCAATGCTTCTTCAAGCGCGGACTGAAGCGTGGCAATCCACGGTGAATTCATCGCGGAAGATTGACTGGGCGGAGTGCGATGCTGGCCGGATTGAAGCTTCGCAGGAAAATCAAGCCGCACTAAACCGCGCTCTGAAAAATAAGCGGTGAATACGCCGTCCTTCGTCTCGATCTCGGCGATCGCAGGTGAGTTGTTATCGGCGGGAGCTTTCGTCAACCGACGGTTCATGGAGAGTCAATGCGCCTGTCTTTACCTGAGGGCCATCGCCAGGACGACCCAAATCACGAACAAGAGGACAATGGAGACAAAGATCACGCGGTTCCGCGCGATCCGTTTTTCGTAGCGCAGTGGCCGAAGGCCCTTGATGGTGCCGGCCGCAAGGTAGCTCACCAGTTTTGGATTTGGGGTTGCCGGACCGTGAAAGTGATTCCGGATTCGCCGCCAGGCTGCCGCCAGGTCATGCTTCCGCACGCCAAGCTCGTTGTCGCGCGCGGGCGTGGATTCCTCCGCGGAAGCGGGGGGAGTGTTCGGCGGACTGATCAGTTCGAACACGGGTTCGCGCGCGCTGGCGGGCAAAGTGGACGCAGTCGGAGACACAGACGGCGCGGCTCCGGTCATTTGGCCGGGTGTGACCGAGGAACGGACTCGCGGCTGGGTTTGTTCTTTCTGAACTTTGGAATGGAGTTGCCTGATCTGGGCTTCGAGCGCCGCAATCTGAGCTTCGAGCGCGCGGGAACGGTCAGAAATGGGGTCGGGTTTTTTCTTGAACAAACCCATAGCTCGCAAACCTCCATCAACTCGCGTTCGCCCTAGCGAAGCTGGAAAATCAACCACGCGATCAATCCGAGGAGTCCCACGCACGCCACTGGCCAGGTCAACGCAAATCCCAATCGGCAAAGCTGTCCAAAACTCTTGCCTTCCCAGAAGGACCCGGGCGCCTGAGCGGTCTTCCCTCCGTTCCGCGTGAGGGGGTCTTCTCCCTCCAGGAGCGGCCATTTCAAGCGGGCCTGGTTCCATTCCATACGCGAGTTCTCGATCGTGGTGAGCGCGCGGGTCAGTTCGACGTTCCAATTCTCCTGGTTCCAGGTTTGCTCTTGAATGGATTGGACGTTGGCGAGCGCCTCTCGCAAGCCCGTCAGCGTTTTGGCCATTTGTTCGGCGCTGGTTCGCGCGTCGGTTTCAGCCTTTTCCAGCAAGCCGACGCCCCGGGTCAGGTGCTGCAGCATTTCTTCGCGCCCGGTTTGCAGTTCGACCCGCCGCCGCCGCGCTTCCTCCAGCGCCGCCCGCTCGCGCTCCAATTGCTCTTGCGCGCGCTTCAATTCCGCGAGGCGTTGCTGGGTTTCGCCGACTCGGGCTTCCAGTTCTTCGCGCGTGGGAAGGCGATTGGGAAAACCGGACGCGGCCTGGGCCGGATTCAAGGAGGCCGTGGCTTGCGACCTCGTGCTCTGATAGTCTGTATCGACAAAGTCCGACTCGTCAAACTTCGAGGTCATAGCGGGACTCTAGACATCGCTGCGCTGCGTGTAAAGAATTCAAAGATAGTGAATGGATCAATCCACGACGCTGGGGACGTTGTCCGCTGCTTCAAAGGCGAGTTGTAGTAACCATAGGGTCCTGTTAGTTTGCTCTCAGTGTCTTGAACCAAACTCGAGTATGATCACCGAATTAGGTTTTGGGAATTTCAAGTCTTGGAAACGAGTCCAGAAGATGCGATTCGCCCCGATTACGGGATTCTTCGGAGCGAACAGTTCCGGTAAGACAAGTGTGCTTCAACTACTCCTCATGATTAAGCAAACGGTAGAATCTACGGACCGTCTGCAGGTTTTAGACTTCGGGAGCGAGAAGAGTCCCGCGAATCCAGGCAGTTTTCGGGACGTGATGTTCTCGCATCAAACGCCTGGCACGCTGGACTGGCGCATTTTGTGGAAGCTCGATCACCCTCTCGCCGTGAAGAAACCGGAGGCCAAGACGGATGATTTGTTTACAGGTGACACGATCGGATTCGAGGTGGAGATTGGAGAGAATGAAAAGAAGCGGTTGGTCGTGAATCGACTTATTTATTCATTTGCCAATCGAGATTTTGAGATGCGTCGAAAGCTTACCGGGAAGGATAATTATGATCTCACGGTAAGCCCGGCCGACGACTTCCGATTCGTTCGAACCCCAGGACGTGTCTGGGGACTTCCTTCGCCTGTGAAATGCTACGGATTCCCTAACGAGGTCAACGCACGATTTCAAAATGCGGGCTTTCTTTCCGATCTCGAGGCAAAGGGAAAAGGCGGGAGACATTGGAACAACGCGTAGCGGCTTGGCTGAAGGAACTTGGCTTAATCAGTGCATTTCTCGTTGAGCCGGTTTCAAAGAAGGCGCAGAGGCCTTCTAACCCACCAAAGTTAAAGTTCAAAATCCCGAACTTTCCGCAGTCCCAGTTTCAAAGGCAAGTGACCCAAAATGAAGGAAACCGCCAGGAAGATGAACCAGGAATTTTCCAATGATCCGAGGACAGCACTGCGCCCGCGCGACCACGGGGAGCCCAGCGCCAGCAAGACGACCGAGCCGGCAATGTATAGAAAACTGAGGACCAAACAAAACGTGCCGCCGAAGCCGCTGACAATTTTGCTCGGATTGTCTTCCTTGAAATTCGGATAAAGCACCCCCAGACCGACCGCCAATCCGTTCAAAGCAAATGTCATCACGCTCACGGCCGTCGCGAAATAGAGTGTGCGCGTCCACGGCATCTTGAGCATCTGGCACGAAAGCAAGACCAGTCCCAGCGTGATGCAGAGCGAAGCCGAACTGGCCAGCGCGAACTTGGCTTTGATCATCCGCCCCAACCCCAGCGGCGCCAGCCCAAGCACCCAGAGCCGCTTTCCTTCGAGCGAGAATTGCGGATACACAAAACGCGTGGTCAACGTCGCCAGATTGAGCGAGCAGGCGCCCAGGTTGAGGTACGCCACCAGATTCACCCAGAACGGATTGGTCAGTTGATGGGAGAAATGGCGCAAGTTGATGATGTAGGCGCCGAGCAACCCAAACAGAACGAACGTTTGCCCCCATTGCGTCGTGTCGCGCCAAAACAACCGAATGTCCTTTGCCATCAAGGCGCGTGTATCCGTCTTCACCCCAGGCAAGGCGCGCAAAGCCGATTCCACCCATCCCTCAGCGTATCCAAAGCTCGGACTCCGGCTGCGCCGCCCGCGAAGAAAACTCCATCGCTCCATAATTCCGCCCCGGCTTTGCACCGCTGAAAACGCTTCGTAGAAAATCCCGCCCGTTTTGGTGAACGAAAGAAATCCGAAGAACAGCACGTAACTCGACAACACCAAAGCGAAGAAACTCGCCGAGGCCAGGGCGCCTTCCGACCAGTTCAAGACTCCCGCGGAAAGCCAATAGCTCGGCAGAAAAGGGAATTGCGCAAAGCGCGTCTTCAAAAGCAACCGATCCAAAACCGTGAGGACGCGCGTCTCCAGCATGGGATCGGTGATCGGTTCGGGCTGGAACCACCACGCCGCTCCCGCCAATCCTCCCAACGCCACTCCAAGCGCGACCATTTGAAATGCGCGGCGATCCAGATATCGGCCCAGGCTTACCGCCAGCCACGAGCCCGCCACGCCCGGCAGGATGATGAAAAGTCCAATCAGGAACAATGTGAGCAGATAAAAATGCCAGGGCACGCCCCGGGTCAGTCCGTAAGCCGCAAGCAGCGGCGCGATGAGAAACACGAACGCCCACGAGGCCAGCAGCGTGGATTCGATGAATTTCCAGCGGAAGATCGTTTGCGTCGAGACTGGGAGCGCGAGCAGATAAGACGTTTCCCGATTGCGAAACAGGTTCGTGTAACCGATGACCAGGTTGCTCAGCAACAGCAGCGCGAACAAGAAGGCGAACAGCAAAAACAAAAGCCGTTCCGTCAACAAACCTCCCAATCCGGGAAAGCGTCCCATGAATCTCAAGCCGCGGTGAAACAGGAGGAAGGACAACGCCAGGTAGCCCAGGATGAAAACCGCGATGACCGACCAGAGAAAACTGGATTGTTCGCGGATGGATTTCACACGCCGCCACGCCTGCAGCGTGTTGATCTGGACCAGAATCAGCAATGGAGAATGGATCGGTTGCATACGACCTTACCCATGAAGAGGGTAAGGACGCGTTCCACTGGAGTGGAATCCGTCCCTACCCGCTTCACGGGAAGCTTGTAGCCGTTCACGCTCTGGCGTGGGACGATTATCTTGATAACGGCTGATGGGGGAGAGGGGCGTGAGAGCGTTTTGGATGAAAATGGCGTTGGGTTGGAGGTCAGCGAGGGACTGAGTGTGGAGAGGGGGTTGAAGCAAACGGGGGAGTCTCCGGTAGGTTTCGAGAACTCCCCACGCACCTCCTGGCAGGTTCTTCAGCAGGCGAAAAGGTTTTGGCGCTGAGAAAGGGGCCAGCGTCATGCACTCATTGGGAATAATCTTTGGCTGGGAAGAGTGAACTCCATTCGGAGCCGAGGATCAAGGATGAAGGTTGGGATTTTTCGCTTTTCTCCTTGCCTCTGCGGCGGAGATAGAGATTGGAGTCGCCCCAGCCGTGCAGTTCACTGGAACCGCGCAAGGCCTGGCCGGGGCGACTGGCGTGGGAATCTTTGCGGGCGCGGTGAACGACCAGGATGGCCAAGTGAAATATCTGTAAGGAGCGAGCAACAAAGTCTGGCCGAAAAAGAACTGCCGCCCTTCGGGTTGCGCCGAATTTGGCTTGAGGCTTCGTTGCTCCTCGGTCACAGCCCACTGTGGAAGATGCTCCCTCGTCGCGCCACGCCCCAAGCCAAATTGGGCGCAACGATTGTATGGTTATTTCGGAGACACCACACTAAACTCCGGCGCAGCTATGAAGAACCCCGTCCACGAAATCGAAGAATCCATGAAGCTGGTGGACCTGCATCCGACGCTGGAGGAAGTCGTGAGCGCAAACGGCCTGGACCGCAAAAAGTTGACCATCGGCCTCAAAATGCAGGATGACCATCCTGACTTGTCCGCGCGCGAGGAAGTCATGGTTTGCGACAGAACCAGGAGCGCGCTGTGGAAGGTTCCTTCTTTGCGGGCGCTCTTTCGTGGTGAGAGATTGCCTCCCGACATGAGAGACGAGCCGCCTCCGGCCTACATGCCTTTGTTCTTTTTCATTGAGTTGCACATCGTGACTTTCTGTAACGGCTGCGGCGACAAAACGGACGGCGAATTCGAGGAGGCTTACAGTAATCTGCGGAG of the Verrucomicrobiota bacterium genome contains:
- a CDS encoding InlB B-repeat-containing protein: MFLSDAYVQQPVFYTLNVSASNGTVSKNPNQTSFSSGSQVTLTATAASGYQFSGWSGDANGSANPLSVTMDRNKTVTANFTSTGTQSVVQEWDKSFGGTDSDELAVIEQTSDGGYILAGSSKSGAGGNKSSGNNGSYDAWIVRLDANGNKAWDRNYGDSGENVVYALAQAGDGGFVVGGRNLGFCRIDSSGNKLWETAFQGEIRAGIGELVCRSSPELLNCIISDRERLAQESIMPRVELKMDMGWDRDRARPTQLHPDPFPCSRFHRNQRRPKVPISSLIPKAAAISSLTARLNIQANRLRSAGRSSFLRCGLMFLVRTNHRSSPTPASRVPWNGHGQPFPPVPCRSPTRSAYRLEKPAKRQ
- a CDS encoding M23 family metallopeptidase — protein: MNTTLPYPILACLLVTLHAVGAVSDGFDYPIGSDRNRRYTEAADGDGWYSAQEFGDFYSVNGKYHLGEDWNAETGGNTDCGLPVYAASSGTIVFAGTGTGWGKVIIVRHDLPDGTQVETLYGHLQNQLKTSGSVSRSVQIGTIGNGDGAVSSCHLHFEVRFSNCPNWGSPGPGYSAAPKPTGWTDPSDFIDARRSLSTTPQTGSIRVSIVPQAAAEAGAQWRVVGETAWRNSGTIKADVALGEYQVEFKTIAGWGPVPPNKVVTLTAANREIWINSDAYSQVQQLGSIRVSIVPQAAADAGAQWRVVGETTWRNSGTISLARFA
- a CDS encoding DUF3782 domain-containing protein, translated to MTDEELKSLIATLAKQTEAAQERTEETLRQVTKQLGGLGNKFGSFTEGLAFESMEKILRTRFRADNFARRAKPAKGGFAQEYDLIGVRNGRHGEVFCVEIKSELNADGLKKSLKKFQEFFDCFPQYRGMKLYGIISAVDVRGALADRVMHEGIYLATASDENFKLVKPPGSFKPRVFTVK
- a CDS encoding LOG family protein, yielding MDKPSSDIELKRRIQDLIAFKGGGHNADLVEDIIETTLKLLQDVEDRGDVRVMQTAMRELRYAFRLFAQYSGTRKVTIFGSARTSADQTEYKQAVEFARKMAATGFMVITGAGPGIMQAGHEGAGPEKSFGVNIRLPWEQTPNPVMVHDKKLITFKYFFTRKLIFIRHSDAIALFPGGFGTLDEGYEALTLMQTGKSQIMPLVLIDRPGGTYWKTWDKNIREHLLRNELIAPEDLFLYQITDDADEAVKCITRFYRNFHSTRFVRELLVIRLKHVPSPTAIEALNEDFADIVTGEKFRLISATPEEIEDGDVVELPRISFGFDRRSYGRLRKLIDLLNSF
- a CDS encoding methylated-DNA--[protein]-cysteine S-methyltransferase; amino-acid sequence: MNSPWIATLQSALEEALQARVPGRLPPLDLEAGTDFQQSVWQALLRIPPGQTMSYGQVAQAIGRPKAVRAVGQACGANPIPVLIPCHRVVAAHGAIGGFSCGLDLKRLLLAREGIWF